The Panicum virgatum strain AP13 chromosome 5K, P.virgatum_v5, whole genome shotgun sequence genome has a window encoding:
- the LOC120707628 gene encoding splicing factor SF3a60 homolog has product MASTVLEATRAAHEDLERLERLAVRELQRDPANARDRLFQSHRVRHMLDLVVSTSDKLVEIYEDKDSARKDEINTHLTAPTQTLLFSKYYERLKEIRDYHRRNPSARFVSTTDDYEELLKEEPAIDFTGEEAFGRYLDLHELYNEFINSKFGTPMEYSAYVGSFSQIEKIPQSHKTTRQYREYLEHILEYLTSFLYRTEPLQDIEKIFSKLESEFEERWMNGEVPGWGNKSAEKEAEAEESEIDLGYYSTVEELVELGPEKLKQALAARGLKSGGTVQQRAERLFLLKHTPLEQLDRKHFAKVPRTKDVSNTASNGNNFKDDLKKEIALMEVKMRRLCELLDEFFVRTKENAEKKLTLTYEEMEAEREEEEVQADTESDDEEQQIYNPLKLPMGWDGKPIPYWLYKLHGLGQEFKCEICGNHSYWGRRAYERHFKEWRHQHGMRCLGIPNTKNFNEITSIEEAKGLWEKIQARQGLNKWRPDLEEEYEDQEGNIYNKKTYTDLQRQGLI; this is encoded by the exons ATGGCGTCGACGGTGCTGGAGGCGACGCGGGCAGCGCACGAGGACCTGGAGAGGCTGGAGCGGCTCGCGGTGCGCGAGCTGCAGCGGGACCCCGCAAACGCGCGCGACCGCCTCTTCCAGTCCCACCGCGTCCGCCACATGCTCGACCTCGTCGTCTCCACCTCCGACAAGCTC GTGGAAATCTATGAGGACAAGGACAGTGCAAGGAAGGACGAGATCAACACACATCTTACTGCACCCACACAAACTTTACTGTTTAGCAAGTACTATGAAAGGCTCAAAGAG ATCCGTGATTATCATAGACGGAACCCTTCAGCCCGTTTCGTCAGTACAACTGATGATTATGAAGAGCTTCTGAAGGAGGAACCAGCTATTGATTTCACCGGCGAG GAAGCTTTTGGCCGTTACCTAGATTTGCATGAGCTTTATAATGAATTTATAAATTCCAAGTTCGGAACACCAATGGAATACTCGGCTTATGTTGGCAGTTTCTCCCAGATTGAGAAGATCCCGCAGAGTCATAAAACTACAAG GCAATACAGAGAATACTTGGAACACATTCTGGAATACCTGACGTCATTTTTGTATCGAACAGAACCATTGCAGGATATTGAGAAGATTTTTTCTAAG CTGGAAAGTGAATTTGAGGAACGATGGATGAACGGAGAAGTACCTGGTTGGGGAAATAAAAGCGCAGAAAAGGAGGCTGAGGCAGAAGAGTCTGAAATAGACCTTGGTTACTACAGCACAGTGGAAGAACTTGTTGAGCTTGGTCCAGAAAAGTTGAAACAG GCTTTAGCTGCTCGTGGTTTGAAGAGTGGTGGTACTGTTCAACAGCGTGCGGAGCGGCTTTTCTTGTTGAAG CATACACCTTTGGAACAGCTGGACCGGAAGCATTTTGCCAAAGTTCCACGCACTAAAGATGTCTCAAACACAGCTTCCAATGGCAATAATTTCAAGGATGATTTGAAAAAGGAAATCGCACTGATGGAAGTAAAGATGAGGCGCCTCTGTGAGCTCCTAGATGAG TTCTTCGTGCGGACAAAGGAAAATGCTGAGAAAAAACTCACTTTGACATATGAAGAGATGGAAGCAGAACGGGAAGAG gaGGAGGTACAGGCTGACACTGAGAGTGATGATGAAGAGCAGCAAATCTATAACCCTCTGAAATTGCCGATGGGTTGGGATGGCAAGCCTATCCCCTATTGGTTATACAAGCTACATGGCCTTGGGCAG GAATTTAAGTGTGAGATATGTGGAAACCACAGTTATTGGGGACGAAGGGCCTATGAGCGTCATTTCAAAGAATGGCGTCATCAGCATGGGATGCGATGCCTTGGTATCCCTAATACTAAGAATTTCAATGAAATCACATCGATCGAG GAGGCGAAAGGGCTCTGGGAAAAAATACAAGCACGTCAAGGGCTGAACAAGTGGCGGCCAGACTTGGAAGAAGAGTACGAAGATCAGGAGGGCAACATCTACAACAAGAAGACCTACACTGACCTGCAGCGGCAAGGCCTGATCTAG
- the LOC120707630 gene encoding glycosylphosphatidylinositol anchor attachment 1 protein-like isoform X2, with translation MESLVKQETQPKPRLIVRLGVFLASHHILFSVICCSAGIFALLLLPSLAKNTYLSENALIPGSATPLFSTEDAIEANRFMKGIEAAYGDSIGGIDMAKFIAQQIEELGAEVCYHKFLPHSKHFHPLKFFTSMAIQPNGTDTNFGINTVGIIRAPRGDGKEAIVLVTPYNSQSVHSNELLSLALGFSVFSLLSRAAWLSKDIVWLSADSQFGEYAAVSAWLKQYHNPVFRSHSVILDTKIHGADHIYDGNAEKAEFEAFKRAGTMATALIFKVGETRRYGDRDSVTMYAEASNGQMPNLDLLNVVHYLAVHRQGFRVNIATFSSLLSSAWLRVIAEFFHTLGTVLRKLNPDWKLDIAVPDYVEGTANLASSIYNQAIGVPTGSHGAFRDYQVDAVSLEFTPTFNFRNENAKSLFLLRGGRLVEGVVRSVNNLLEKFHQSFFLYFLTSPSKFISVEKSIGDSKTNGSADFPQSKGGSWKWLQAAKVLLVIQLWAVLVSLLPYYITQIPNATPIQSSVIWTIISIIILIALYVMSGSPYSAIVEWKLLKATMITSISIGLGLMSIINFATVQLGALIMIPMCLFSRPLKERSGMNFLPRAILLASNITLVVVGFPPAALLIMKGLSKGSWTLDIGEFWVCMEFLWEWSSATYLYLFLVHLPCWLLCIHVLLHPCSQSEWKMKQE, from the exons ATGGAGTCGTTAGTCAAGCAAGAGACACAACCGAAGCCGCGGCTCATTGTCCGCCTTGGCGTATTTCTTGCATCTCACCACATTCTCTTCAG TGTTATTTGCTGCTCTGCAGGCATTTttgcgctcctcctcctcccttcactTGCCAAAAATACATACCTCTCGGAGAATGCTCTTATACCTG GTTCGGCTACTCCATTATTTTCTACTGAAGATGCCATCGAAGCAAACAGATTTATGAAAGGAATTGAAGCTGCGTATGGGGATTCAATAGGTGGCAT AGATATGGCAAAATTCATTGCCCAACAAATAGAAGAACTGGGTGCTGAAGTATGTTACCATAAGTTCCTCCCTCATAGCAAGCATTTTCATCCTCTGAAGTTCTTCACCTCCATGGCAATTCAACCTAATGGCACCGACACCAATTTTGGGATAAACACTGTTGGCATTATACGAGCTCCTCGAGGCGATGGGAAAGAAGCAATAGTGCTGGTTACTCCTTATAATTCTCAGAGCGTTCACTCAAATGAATTATTATCCCTCGCCCTTGGTTTCTCTGTGTTCTCCCTCTTAAGCCGAGCAGCATGGCTGTCCAAGGATATTGTGTGGCTATCCGCAGACTCGCAGTTTGGAGAGTATGCTGCAGTCTCTGCATGGTTAAAACAGTATCATAATCCAGTATTCCGGAGTCATTCTGTGATATTAGATACCAAGATACATGGTGCAGACCATATATATGATGGCAATGCAGAAAAGGCAGAATTTGAGGCTTTCAAACGTGCTGGAACAATGGCTACTGCTCTCATATTTAAAGTTGGTGAGACCAGGAGATATGGTGACAGAGATAGTGTTACGATGTATGCAGAGGCATCTAATGGACAAATGCCAAACCTGGACCTTCTGAATGTCGTACACTATTTAGCTGTTCATAGACAAGGTTTCCGTGTGAACATCGCGACATTTAGTTCTCTGCTGAGCTCTGCATGGCTTAGGGTTATTGCTGAATTTTTTCATACTCTTGGGACTGTGTTAAGAAAACTAAATCCTGACTGGAAGCTTGATATTGCAGTCCCTGATTATGTGGAGGGGACTGCAAACCTAGCTAGCTCTATATACAACCAG GCTATTGGAGTGCCCACAGGATCCCATGGCGCTTTCCGTGATTATCAAGTTGATGCGGTTTCGTTAGAATTTACACCAACATTCAATTTCAGGAATGAGAATGCTAAATCTTTATTTCTTCTAAGAGGGGGAAG GTTAGTTGAAGGAGTGGTGCGTTCAGTAAATAATCTGCTTGAAAAGTTCCATCAGTCCTTTTTCCTCTACTTCCTTACGTCTCCAAGCAAGTTCATTTCTGTTG AGAAGTCAATAGGTGACAGTAAAACAAATGGCAGCGCTGATTTTCCGCAGAGTAAGGGTGGATCATGGAAATGGCTTCAAGCTGCAAAAGTCTTGCTTGTTATCCAACTCTGGGCAGTTCTTGTTTCACTACTTCCATATTACATTACTCAGATCCCTAATGCCACACCGATACAAAGCTCAGTGATCTGGACTATAATTTCCATCATCATACTGATTGCCCTTTATGTCATGTCCGGCTCACCATACTCAGCTATTGTTGAATGGAAACTTCTGAAAGCTACGATGATCACTTCCATCTCCATTGGACTTGGGCTCATGTCGATCATTAATTTCGCCACAGTGCAGCTTGGGGCTTTGATAATGATCCCGATGTGTCTGTTTTCTCGGCCTCTGAAGGAACGCTCTGGGATGAATTTCCTTCCTCGTGCAATACTGTTGGCCTCAAACATAACTCTTGTTGTGGTGGGTTTTCCTCCAGCTGCATTGTTGATTATGAAAGGGCTGTCCAAGGGGTCCTGGACGTTAGACATTGGAGAGTTCTGGGTTTGCATGGAGTTCTTGTGGGAATGGAGCAGCGCGACATATCTGTACCTCTTTCTTGTCCATCTCCCTTGCTGGCTGTTGTGCATTCATGTATTGCTTCACCCATGCAGCCAATCGGAATGGAAGATGAAGCAGGAGTAG
- the LOC120707630 gene encoding glycosylphosphatidylinositol anchor attachment 1 protein-like isoform X1: MESLVKQETQPKPRLIVRLGVFLASHHILFSVICCSAGIFALLLLPSLAKNTYLSENALIPGSATPLFSTEDAIEANRFMKGIEAAYGDSIGGIDMAKFIAQQIEELGAEVCYHKFLPHSKHFHPLKFFTSMAIQPNGTDTNFGINTVGIIRAPRGDGKEAIVLVTPYNSQSVHSNELLSLALGFSVFSLLSRAAWLSKDIVWLSADSQFGEYAAVSAWLKQYHNPVFRSHSVILDTKIHGADHIYDGNAEKAEFEAFKRAGTMATALIFKVGETRRYGDRDSVTMYAEASNGQMPNLDLLNVVHYLAVHRQGFRVNIATFSSLLSSAWLRVIAEFFHTLGTVLRKLNPDWKLDIAVPDYVEGTANLASSIYNQAIGVPTGSHGAFRDYQVDAVSLEFTPTFNFRNENAKSLFLLRGGRLVEGVVRSVNNLLEKFHQSFFLYFLTSPSKFISVGVYMIPFALLLAPLPIVAAALADSSKTMKKLAEKSIGDSKTNGSADFPQSKGGSWKWLQAAKVLLVIQLWAVLVSLLPYYITQIPNATPIQSSVIWTIISIIILIALYVMSGSPYSAIVEWKLLKATMITSISIGLGLMSIINFATVQLGALIMIPMCLFSRPLKERSGMNFLPRAILLASNITLVVVGFPPAALLIMKGLSKGSWTLDIGEFWVCMEFLWEWSSATYLYLFLVHLPCWLLCIHVLLHPCSQSEWKMKQE, from the exons ATGGAGTCGTTAGTCAAGCAAGAGACACAACCGAAGCCGCGGCTCATTGTCCGCCTTGGCGTATTTCTTGCATCTCACCACATTCTCTTCAG TGTTATTTGCTGCTCTGCAGGCATTTttgcgctcctcctcctcccttcactTGCCAAAAATACATACCTCTCGGAGAATGCTCTTATACCTG GTTCGGCTACTCCATTATTTTCTACTGAAGATGCCATCGAAGCAAACAGATTTATGAAAGGAATTGAAGCTGCGTATGGGGATTCAATAGGTGGCAT AGATATGGCAAAATTCATTGCCCAACAAATAGAAGAACTGGGTGCTGAAGTATGTTACCATAAGTTCCTCCCTCATAGCAAGCATTTTCATCCTCTGAAGTTCTTCACCTCCATGGCAATTCAACCTAATGGCACCGACACCAATTTTGGGATAAACACTGTTGGCATTATACGAGCTCCTCGAGGCGATGGGAAAGAAGCAATAGTGCTGGTTACTCCTTATAATTCTCAGAGCGTTCACTCAAATGAATTATTATCCCTCGCCCTTGGTTTCTCTGTGTTCTCCCTCTTAAGCCGAGCAGCATGGCTGTCCAAGGATATTGTGTGGCTATCCGCAGACTCGCAGTTTGGAGAGTATGCTGCAGTCTCTGCATGGTTAAAACAGTATCATAATCCAGTATTCCGGAGTCATTCTGTGATATTAGATACCAAGATACATGGTGCAGACCATATATATGATGGCAATGCAGAAAAGGCAGAATTTGAGGCTTTCAAACGTGCTGGAACAATGGCTACTGCTCTCATATTTAAAGTTGGTGAGACCAGGAGATATGGTGACAGAGATAGTGTTACGATGTATGCAGAGGCATCTAATGGACAAATGCCAAACCTGGACCTTCTGAATGTCGTACACTATTTAGCTGTTCATAGACAAGGTTTCCGTGTGAACATCGCGACATTTAGTTCTCTGCTGAGCTCTGCATGGCTTAGGGTTATTGCTGAATTTTTTCATACTCTTGGGACTGTGTTAAGAAAACTAAATCCTGACTGGAAGCTTGATATTGCAGTCCCTGATTATGTGGAGGGGACTGCAAACCTAGCTAGCTCTATATACAACCAG GCTATTGGAGTGCCCACAGGATCCCATGGCGCTTTCCGTGATTATCAAGTTGATGCGGTTTCGTTAGAATTTACACCAACATTCAATTTCAGGAATGAGAATGCTAAATCTTTATTTCTTCTAAGAGGGGGAAG GTTAGTTGAAGGAGTGGTGCGTTCAGTAAATAATCTGCTTGAAAAGTTCCATCAGTCCTTTTTCCTCTACTTCCTTACGTCTCCAAGCAAGTTCATTTCTGTTGGTGTGTATATGATTCCGTTTGCACTGCTTTTGGCACCCCTCCCAATAgttgctgctgctcttgctgaTAGCAGTAAAACCATGAAAAAATTGGCAGAGAAGTCAATAGGTGACAGTAAAACAAATGGCAGCGCTGATTTTCCGCAGAGTAAGGGTGGATCATGGAAATGGCTTCAAGCTGCAAAAGTCTTGCTTGTTATCCAACTCTGGGCAGTTCTTGTTTCACTACTTCCATATTACATTACTCAGATCCCTAATGCCACACCGATACAAAGCTCAGTGATCTGGACTATAATTTCCATCATCATACTGATTGCCCTTTATGTCATGTCCGGCTCACCATACTCAGCTATTGTTGAATGGAAACTTCTGAAAGCTACGATGATCACTTCCATCTCCATTGGACTTGGGCTCATGTCGATCATTAATTTCGCCACAGTGCAGCTTGGGGCTTTGATAATGATCCCGATGTGTCTGTTTTCTCGGCCTCTGAAGGAACGCTCTGGGATGAATTTCCTTCCTCGTGCAATACTGTTGGCCTCAAACATAACTCTTGTTGTGGTGGGTTTTCCTCCAGCTGCATTGTTGATTATGAAAGGGCTGTCCAAGGGGTCCTGGACGTTAGACATTGGAGAGTTCTGGGTTTGCATGGAGTTCTTGTGGGAATGGAGCAGCGCGACATATCTGTACCTCTTTCTTGTCCATCTCCCTTGCTGGCTGTTGTGCATTCATGTATTGCTTCACCCATGCAGCCAATCGGAATGGAAGATGAAGCAGGAGTAG
- the LOC120707632 gene encoding D-glycerate 3-kinase, chloroplastic-like isoform X1 → MAPLHAAPPPPSACSSSSPAGPAFLARPHHHHRRAVATASCCSPAVTAAAAAPSRKAFLSCPDHSPRRALAPPRITPSSSPALVESVKDLYDFICSGPLVDRIGYSKEKIAESIDRWLRCGSQIARLFRLNELQLSEAEKVRIYHFYIPVFLWCEDQVIEHRDKYKEGDDIPPLVIGVSAPQGSGKTTLVFTLDYLFRVAGRNSTTLSIDDFYLTAKEQNELRERNPGNALLELRGNAGSHDLQFSVETLESLTKLTKEGMKMKVPRYDKSAFGGRGDRADPSVWPDVEGPLEVILFEGWMLGFKPLPNEVVKAVDPQLEVVNKNLEAYYNAWDRFIESWIVIKIREPNCVFQWRLQAEIAMRADGKPGMSDEEVMDFVSRYLPAYHAYLPTLYKEGPNGSKPEQLLVIDIDEGRNPLWGS, encoded by the exons ATGGCGCCGCtacacgccgccccgccgccgccctcggcctGCTCATCCTCCTCCCCGGCGGGCCCGGCCTTCCTCGCCAggccgcaccaccaccaccgcagggcggtggcgacggcctcctgctgctccccCGCAGTGACCGCCGCAGCAGCCGCTCCGTCGAGGAAAG CGTTCCTGTCATGCCCGGATCACAGCCCCAGGCGTGCACTGGCGCCGCCACGCATCACCCCGTCGTCGTCCCCGGCGCTCGTCGAGTCCGTGAAGGACCTGTACGACTTCATCTGCAGCGGGCCGCTGGTGGACAGGATCGGCTACTCCAAGGAGAAGATCGCCGAGTCCATCGACCGGTGGCTGCGCTGCGGAAGTCAGATCGCTCGACTGTTCCGCCTCAACGAGCTCCAGCTGTCGGAGGCCGAGAAAGTCAGGATATACCACTTCTACATCCCCGTCTTCCTCTGGTGCGAGGACCAGGTCATCGAGCACAGGGACAAATACAAGGAGGGCGACGACATCCCACCATTGGTG ATTGGGGTCAGCGCTCCTCAAGGAAGTGGAAAGACGACTCTTGTCTTCACGCTTGATTACCTTTTTCGTGTTGCTGGTAG GAATTCCACCACGTTGTCTATAGATGACTTCTATTTGACAGCAAAAGAACAG AATGAACTGAGGGAAAGAAATCCTGGAAATGCTCTTTTAGAG CTCCGTGGAAATGCTGGAAGCCACGATCTCCAATTCTCAGTTGAAACACTTGAGTCACTTACCAAACTAACTAAGGAAG GTATGAAGATGAAGGTTCCACGGTATGACAAG TCTGCTTTTGGGGGAAGAGGTGATCGTGCTGATCCTTCAGTGTGGCCAGATGTTGAAGGACCATTGGAG GTTATTCTCTTTGAAGGATGGATGCTTGGATTTAAACCTCTTCCAAATGAAGTTGTGAAAGCAGTGGATCCTCAG CTCGAGGTGGTTAACAAGAACCTAGAAGCATACTATAATGCTTGGGACAGGTTCATCGAGTCATGGATCGTTATAAAAATACGAGAACCCAATTGTGTATTCCAGTGGAGGCTGCAG GCAGAGATAGCTATGAGAGCGGATGGAAAACCTGGAATGTCCGATGAGGAG GTTATGGATTTTGTATCGCGCTACCTACCGGCATACCATGCGTATTTGCCCACGCTATACAAAGAGGGACCAAATGGTTCAAAACCAGAGCAGCTGCTGGTCATTGACATAGATGAAGGGAGGAACCCTTTGTGGGGCAGCTGA
- the LOC120707632 gene encoding D-glycerate 3-kinase, chloroplastic-like isoform X2, whose product MDGNPTFLSCPDHSPRRALAPPRITPSSSPALVESVKDLYDFICSGPLVDRIGYSKEKIAESIDRWLRCGSQIARLFRLNELQLSEAEKVRIYHFYIPVFLWCEDQVIEHRDKYKEGDDIPPLVIGVSAPQGSGKTTLVFTLDYLFRVAGRNSTTLSIDDFYLTAKEQNELRERNPGNALLELRGNAGSHDLQFSVETLESLTKLTKEGMKMKVPRYDKSAFGGRGDRADPSVWPDVEGPLEVILFEGWMLGFKPLPNEVVKAVDPQLEVVNKNLEAYYNAWDRFIESWIVIKIREPNCVFQWRLQAEIAMRADGKPGMSDEEVMDFVSRYLPAYHAYLPTLYKEGPNGSKPEQLLVIDIDEGRNPLWGS is encoded by the exons ATGGATGGTAATCCGA CGTTCCTGTCATGCCCGGATCACAGCCCCAGGCGTGCACTGGCGCCGCCACGCATCACCCCGTCGTCGTCCCCGGCGCTCGTCGAGTCCGTGAAGGACCTGTACGACTTCATCTGCAGCGGGCCGCTGGTGGACAGGATCGGCTACTCCAAGGAGAAGATCGCCGAGTCCATCGACCGGTGGCTGCGCTGCGGAAGTCAGATCGCTCGACTGTTCCGCCTCAACGAGCTCCAGCTGTCGGAGGCCGAGAAAGTCAGGATATACCACTTCTACATCCCCGTCTTCCTCTGGTGCGAGGACCAGGTCATCGAGCACAGGGACAAATACAAGGAGGGCGACGACATCCCACCATTGGTG ATTGGGGTCAGCGCTCCTCAAGGAAGTGGAAAGACGACTCTTGTCTTCACGCTTGATTACCTTTTTCGTGTTGCTGGTAG GAATTCCACCACGTTGTCTATAGATGACTTCTATTTGACAGCAAAAGAACAG AATGAACTGAGGGAAAGAAATCCTGGAAATGCTCTTTTAGAG CTCCGTGGAAATGCTGGAAGCCACGATCTCCAATTCTCAGTTGAAACACTTGAGTCACTTACCAAACTAACTAAGGAAG GTATGAAGATGAAGGTTCCACGGTATGACAAG TCTGCTTTTGGGGGAAGAGGTGATCGTGCTGATCCTTCAGTGTGGCCAGATGTTGAAGGACCATTGGAG GTTATTCTCTTTGAAGGATGGATGCTTGGATTTAAACCTCTTCCAAATGAAGTTGTGAAAGCAGTGGATCCTCAG CTCGAGGTGGTTAACAAGAACCTAGAAGCATACTATAATGCTTGGGACAGGTTCATCGAGTCATGGATCGTTATAAAAATACGAGAACCCAATTGTGTATTCCAGTGGAGGCTGCAG GCAGAGATAGCTATGAGAGCGGATGGAAAACCTGGAATGTCCGATGAGGAG GTTATGGATTTTGTATCGCGCTACCTACCGGCATACCATGCGTATTTGCCCACGCTATACAAAGAGGGACCAAATGGTTCAAAACCAGAGCAGCTGCTGGTCATTGACATAGATGAAGGGAGGAACCCTTTGTGGGGCAGCTGA
- the LOC120707631 gene encoding serine/threonine protein phosphatase 2A 57 kDa regulatory subunit B' kappa isoform-like, which translates to MWKQLLHKLPRKSSASGKGDHAAGSSPGRNAAGNGSGIQRTSSCPSAGPARPAPGVKRMSSAVFPSSVVAGIELLVPFKDVPNGEKPNLFVSKVSLCCVVFDFSDPSKNSAEKDFKRQALVDLVNYVESASSRFTEPMVAACCRMFAINLFRVFPPNCRSSSSGGGEGEEEEPMFDPAWPHLHLVYDLLLKFIGSSSLDAKVGKKYFDHTFIVRLLELFDSEDPRERDCLKTILHRIYGKFMVHRPFIRKAVSNIFYHFVFETDRHNGIAELLEVFGSVISGFALPLKEEHKIFLWRVLIPLHKPKTVGVYLQQLTYCVTQFVEKEPKLASSVILGLLRYWPITNSQKEVMFLSVIEEVLEATNMVEFQKCMVPLFRRIAHCINSSHFQVAERALFMWNNDHIVSLVAQNRQAIMPIVTPALEENIQNHWNVSVLNLTANVKKMLSEMDEELFSTCLAMHKEDGEREASLEQKRRLAWERLESVAAIQPVTGNTAVLVSR; encoded by the exons ATGTGGAAACAGCTCCTGCACAAGCTGCCTAGGAAGTCCTCTGCCTCCGGGAAGGGCGACCACGCCGCAGGCTCTAGTCCGGGGCGCAATGCTGCCGGGAACGGGAGCGGGATACAGCGCACGAGCAGCTGCCCGAGCGCCGGGCCTGCCCGTCCGGCGCCCGGCGTGAAGCGCATGTCGTCCGCGGTGTTCCCGTCGAGCGTGGTGGCTGGCATTGAGCTGCTCGTGCCGTTCAAGGATGTCCCGAACGGGGAGAAGCCAAACCTGTTTGTCAGCAAGGTGAGCCTGTGCTGCGTTGTCTTTGATTTCTCGGACCCCAGCAAGAATTCGGCGGAGAAGGATTTCAAAAGGCAGGCATTGGTGGATCTCGTGAATTATGTTGAATCTGCTAGCTCCCGCTTCACGGAGCCGATGGTTGCTGCCTGCTGCAGGATGTTTGCTATCAACTTGTTCAGGGTGTTCCCTCCCAACTGCAGGTCCAGTTCATCTGGGGGTGGTGAGGGTGAAGAGGAGGAGCCAATGTTTGACCCTGCATGGCCCCATCTGCATCTTGTGTATGATCTCCTACTGAAATTTATTGGCTCCTCATCTCTGGATGCAAAGGTAGGAAAGAAATATTTTGACCACACATTCATCGTAAGGTTGCTTGAGCTCTTCGATTCTGAGGACCCAAGGGAAAGGGACTGCTTGAAAACAATATTGCATCGGATCTATGGAAAATTCATGGTGCACCGTCCTTTCATCCGCAAAGCAGTGAGCAATATATTCTACCATTTTGTGTTTGAGACTGATCGCCATAATGGTATTGCGGAACTGTTGGAGGTTTTTGGCAGTGTTATTAGTGGGTTTGCATTGCCTCTGAAGGAGGAACACAAAATCTTTCTTTGGAGGGTGCTAATTCCTTTACACAAGCCAAAAACAGTAGGTGTGTATCTGCAGCAGCTAACCTACTGTGTGACCCAGTTTGTAGAGAAGGAGCCAAAGCTTGCAAGTTCGGTGATACTTGGCTTGCTCAGATACTGGCCAATAACAAATAGTCAGAAAGAGGtaatgtttctgagtgtgattgAAGAGGTCCTGGAGGCAACCAACATGGTCGAATTCCAGAAATGCATGGTTCCGTTGTTCCGACGAATTGCTCACTGCATCAATAGTTCCCACTTCCAG GTTGCAGAGCGAGCACTCTTCATGTGGAACAATGATCACATCGTCAGCTTGGTCGCACAAAACCGGCAAGCGATCATGCCCATTGTCACCCCAGCGTTGGAAGAGAATATCCAGAACCACTGGAATGTGTCAGTCCTAAACCTGACAGCCAATGTGAAGAAGATGCTGTCAGAGATGGACGAGGAGCTCTTCTCTACCTGTCTTGCCATGCATAAGGAAGACGGAGAGAGGGAGGCGTCGCTGGAACAGAAACGAAGGCTGGCCTGGGAGCGGCTAGAGTCCGTGGCGGCGATCCAGCCAGTGACTGGCAACACAGCCGTCCTGGTGAGCCGCTAG